A part of Myxococcus landrumus genomic DNA contains:
- a CDS encoding acyl-CoA dehydrogenase family protein, producing the protein MEFELTEDQRALQQAARKYSREVVRPKAAHYDETATFPRDLLATAFELGLLNMAIPAEYGGVGLSHLDQTIVAEELSWGCAGVATSIIANDLANLPIILGGTEEQKKRLLGHFAERLKFSSFCLTEPEAGSDVANMQTTARREGDEYVINGSKCFITNGGHAEQYTVFATMDKAKKHKGITCFVVEGRPKGLSVSKHENKMGQRASDTVSLTFEDVRVPVANRIGEEGQGFSIAMATLDNSRPLTAMFSVGIARAALEHSMEYASQRKTFGKPIIEHQAVQFMIADMAMNTHAARMLTYESAWLLDQGKRNTLQSSYAKCFAADMAMKVATDAVQVYGGYGYIKEYPVEKLMRDAKLIQVYEGTSQVQRLVIARELFK; encoded by the coding sequence ATGGAATTCGAGCTCACCGAGGACCAGCGCGCGCTCCAGCAGGCGGCACGCAAATACTCCCGCGAGGTGGTGCGCCCCAAGGCCGCTCACTATGACGAGACGGCGACGTTCCCCCGGGACTTGCTGGCCACGGCGTTCGAGCTGGGCCTGCTCAACATGGCGATTCCCGCGGAGTACGGCGGCGTGGGCCTGTCGCACCTGGACCAGACCATCGTCGCGGAGGAGCTGAGCTGGGGCTGTGCGGGCGTGGCGACGTCCATCATCGCCAACGACCTGGCCAACCTGCCCATCATCCTCGGGGGCACCGAGGAGCAGAAGAAGCGCCTGCTCGGGCACTTCGCGGAGCGGCTGAAGTTCTCCTCGTTCTGCCTGACGGAGCCGGAGGCGGGCAGCGACGTCGCCAACATGCAGACCACCGCGCGCCGCGAGGGTGACGAGTACGTCATCAACGGCTCCAAGTGCTTCATCACCAACGGCGGCCACGCGGAGCAGTACACGGTGTTCGCCACGATGGACAAGGCGAAGAAGCACAAGGGCATCACCTGCTTCGTCGTCGAGGGCCGCCCCAAGGGGCTCTCCGTCAGCAAGCACGAGAACAAGATGGGCCAGCGCGCCAGCGACACCGTGTCGCTCACGTTCGAGGACGTGCGCGTGCCCGTCGCCAACCGCATCGGTGAAGAGGGCCAGGGCTTCTCCATCGCCATGGCCACGCTGGACAACAGCCGTCCGCTCACCGCCATGTTCTCGGTGGGCATCGCCCGCGCCGCGCTCGAGCACTCCATGGAGTACGCCTCGCAGCGCAAGACCTTTGGCAAGCCCATCATCGAGCACCAGGCCGTCCAGTTCATGATTGCCGACATGGCCATGAACACGCACGCGGCCCGCATGCTCACCTACGAGAGCGCGTGGCTGTTGGACCAGGGAAAGCGCAACACCCTCCAGTCCAGCTATGCCAAGTGCTTCGCGGCGGACATGGCCATGAAGGTCGCCACCGACGCGGTGCAGGTGTACGGCGGCTACGGCTACATCAAGGAATACCCCGTGGAGAAGCTGATGCGCGACGCCAAGCTCATCCAGGTCTACGAGGGCACCAGTCAGGTCCAGCGGCTCGTCATCGCGCGGGAACTGTTCAAGTAG